ACCGGAGCCGGCTCGTGGACCAGCATCGCGACGATCGGCACCAGGGAACGGTTCCGAGGACTCAGGACGCCCTGGGGCATCCCGGTGCTCCGGCCGACGAGCTTGATCGCCGTCGCCCGCAGATCGTCACGTACGCCCGGGGTGAGCTCCTCGAGGCGCGCGGAGGCGACCTCGTGCGTGCGGGCCAGCCACCTCGTCCTCAATGACTGCCGGACCGCCGGGTCGCCCTCGAACCCCAGATCCCGCTCGAGGGCGTCCAGACCGATCGCTCCGGAGGTGCTCACGGCGGTCGGCGGACCGAAGATCGAGGACCAGTCCTCACCCGCGGGCTCCGGGTCGCCGGTGAGCCGCCCCCAGGCCCCGAACTCGATCGCCGTGGTGATCCAGGCGCTGGTACGCCGGCGCAGGTCGTCATAATCCGCGGCCGCCGCCCCGCTCTCCCGCAGAGCGGTGGCAGCGGACGTGAACGCCTCCACCGCTGTGCCCGCGATCGCCGGGCGCATCCCCAGACCCTGCAGGAGCGTGCGCAAACTGCCCGCATCAGCGGTGATCCGTGCCCCGGACAGCGCATCGGTCCCGTCCAGGACGCTGTGCCGCTGGGGGAAGCACCAGTCACTCAAGGGCGACATCAGATCTCCTGGCTCGGAAGGTGAGCAGGATGGATCGTCGCCGTTGACGTTTTATTGACGCGACAAGTACGGGCCGCGCGGTCCGGCGGCTACTTCAGGCTGGTGTTCGGGATCGCGATGGTCTGCAGCCGCCCGGGCGCCGAGCCCAGACTGGTGAACCCCCGGCCCGGCCGCAACGGCACGCGCAACTGGCTGTGGGTCAGACGCACCCCCAGCAGGTCACCCTCCAGACTGGTCTGCGGCGCCAGTAACACACCCTGACGACTGCGCCGGGCATCGTTCACCCAGCCCCCGGACGGCCCGGTGAGGAAGTCGGCGGAGCCCGCGATCGCGATGCCCCGTTCCCGGTCACGCCCCACCGAGATCAGCTCCCGCAGCACCGGGTCGATCGAGGAGGCCGAACCCAGCAGGTCGGCGTCGTCGATCAGCACCACGGTCGGACCGTGCTCCGGAGCCACCAGGGCCTTCAGCTGCTCGGGATCGGGGCGCAAGCCGTTCAGCAGATGGACCGAACGGTGATGGGACAGGCGCCGCAATGGTGATTCGCGAGGCGTGACGACGATCAGGCGGGTCGCGGTAGACAACAGCGAGATCCCCAGCGCGGCCAGGGTGTTGCTCCGCCCCGACCCGGAAGGGCCCGCCACGATGAAGGAATGGGCCCGGCCACCGAAATCGACCGTGAGCGGCGCCGCGTCACCACCGACCCCCAGAAGCCCCCGCAGCGGCTCGCGTTCGGACTGCGGCCAGCGCGCGAACAGGTCGGCGAACTCGATCCGCGACGGCAGAACCGCGATCTGGTGCGGACGCCGGGAATCGGGCACCCGCGCGTCGCGCCGCACCGCGTCCTCACCGACCGCCCGCAGCGCCGCGGCCTGCCCCTGACCGGACGGATCCGCCGTCAGCAGCGCGACCTGGATCTCGACCTGGTCCTGCGTACGCCAGGCCCGGCCCGGGGGAATCACGACCGGCAGACGCTGCGCGGGCACCCCGACGATCGACAGGTCACTGCGGTCGGTCATCCGCAGCATGATCTTGTTGTCGGACAGCGCCGCGATCCGGCCCCCGGTCAGCACCCGCTCCGACGTCATGATCAAGTGGATCCCGACCCCCGCCCCCTCCCGGATCAGCTCCTGCACGAGCGAGTACAGGGCACCGCCGTCGTGATCGGTCAGCAGGGCCGCCAGCGCGTCCCACCCGTCGACCAGGATCAGCAGGTGCGCCGGCGCCGCCCCGGAACCCAGCTTGACCCGCAGCTCCGGAAGATCGGCGACACTGTGCTGCGCCAGCAACTGCTGACGACGCTCGAGTTCCCCGCTCAGCCACGTGATCAGACGCCCCATCCGCTCCAGGTCCGAGCGCGGCACCACACCACCGCAGTGCGGCAGGTCGGTCAGCACACTCAGCGCGCTCCCGGCCGCGTCGATCCCGTAAAGATGCACATCGTCGACCGAATTCGCGCGAGCGAGACTACCGGCGATGGTGCGCAGAACCTGCGAGCGCCCGGCCCGTGGAGCCCCGATGACGAACAGGTGACCGTCCTGGCTCGGGTCGAAGACCAGCGTGTGCTGGTGCTGGAGGGCGGGTCGGTCGGCCAGCGCGAAGGGAGCACTGACCAGGCCGTCGCGGGTGGAACGGCTGACCCCCTGGGCCTGGTCGAGGCGGTCCAGGTCGTCCAGCAGCAGGAGCGGCGGCAGAGCGGGCAGCCAGGGACTCGGCTGCGGCGGGACCTCACTCAGCCGGGCCGCCTCCTGGATCGCCTCCACGAGTACGTCCAGGTCGGTGCGCTCGCTGTTCTCGTGCACCGGCCACTCGTCGGTGACCTCGTCCTCGGTCAGGTGCATCTGGACGGCCCGGCCCAGCCGTGACCAGGTCAGCCGTTCGGCCCGGGGCGGCACCGGGATCTTCTCGACCGGCTCACCGGTGGCCTCGTCGGACTCCACCGGAGCCCCGACGTAGGCGGTCTGGAAGGGCATGCTGGACCGATGGCCGAGCCGGGCCAGGGCCCGCCCGGGGTTGCGGGTCGAGATGTGGGCCGCGTCCTGGGTGTCGATGACGTCCTGGCTCTCGCCGACGTCGGTGACGCGCAGGGCGATGCGGAGGTTGGTATTGGCCTTGATGTCGGCGGTGACGACGCCGGCGGGGCGCTGGGTGGCGAGGATGAGGTGGATGCCGAGGGATCGTCCTCGCTGAGCGATGCTGACGAGTCCGGGGACGAACGAGGGGGTTTCGCGGGCCATGGTGGCGAACTCGTCGATCACCAGCAGCAGCCGGGGCATCGGGGCCATCTGGGGGTCGCGGGCGCGCTGGGCCCGGTACTCGGGCAGGTCCTTGGCGCCGGCGCCGGCGAGCATGGTCTCTCGGCGGCGCAGTTCGGCGGCGAGGGAGTCCAGGGCCCGCAGGGCCAGGGCCTCGTCGAGGTCGGTGACCATGCCGAGGGTGTGGGGGAGGTCGATGCAGCTGTGGAAGGCGCTGCCGCCCTTGTAGTCGACGAGGACGAAGACGAGTTCGTCGGGCCGGTTCACGGCGGCCAGCGAGGCGACCATCGACTGCAGGAGTTCGGACTTGCCGGATCCGGTGGTGCCGGCGATGAGGCCGTGGGGTCCGTCGCGCACCAGGTCGAAGGCCACGGTCCCGTCGAAGCCGGCTCCGAGCGGGAAGGTGGTCGAGGCCGGGCGGCGGGCCCAGCGGTTCGCGATCGCGTCGCCGGTGGGGGGATCGGCGCGCAGCAGGTCCAGCAGTCGGACCTGGTCGGGCAGACCGGAGACGTCGTCCGGGCTGACGTCGCGCAGGGACGACAGCGACCGGGCGACGTCCTCGCACCAGTCGGTGCGCACGTCGTCCGGGCGGATGTCCTCGCTGTCGGGAACATTGGCCT
This window of the Kineosporia sp. NBRC 101731 genome carries:
- a CDS encoding FtsK/SpoIIIE domain-containing protein — translated: MQLVITVTSADDPDPEDLRDVVLDVEKETSLRSLTGVATEEPGPRTVFVDGNLTDAATTVGAAGLVSGQTVATGSPSPAADHAWRPAEPGIDWLEVHAVSGPQAGRIWPVRFGTYGIGRDPDSWIRLDGDETPGQGPELTIDRNGEAWLSGLGGTRLTRTGMTLAEETATVRGGRLSLPEPPREEVGAPDPNQRKALEDAAAEYAELMKGHHGARRWPAGMDLAIGDTLLRLVPRFDPDAALAPSEDQIGRDFNRPPRLVPPLLQPPVKMPQPPTAPQRRGFPLMMMLSPMVFGLAFMVFFKSYFFLVITLMTPLMLVSNWIQDRRSGARQYRKDAAEYRRRRTQAEQTAFTSINAERRARCAAAPDPALVGLIANGPSSRLWERRRTDPDFLVLRVGTLDQPSLMELDDPAREDPHRRYRWNVPDVPIGVSVTDHGVVGVAGHIDSTGPIVRWMLTQAATLHSPRDLRMYLLIHPSRPGGADRWTWTHWLPQARPFLNGAGGPLATIGNDPETIAHRVGELTQLIKARRAASGSRMGNVLFAEPDVLVLMDGARSLRDVPGIMQILTEGPAVRVFTIAVDSLERLLPEECTAVIRTEHGRITLRQANVPDSEDIRPDDVRTDWCEDVARSLSSLRDVSPDDVSGLPDQVRLLDLLRADPPTGDAIANRWARRPASTTFPLGAGFDGTVAFDLVRDGPHGLIAGTTGSGKSELLQSMVASLAAVNRPDELVFVLVDYKGGSAFHSCIDLPHTLGMVTDLDEALALRALDSLAAELRRRETMLAGAGAKDLPEYRAQRARDPQMAPMPRLLLVIDEFATMARETPSFVPGLVSIAQRGRSLGIHLILATQRPAGVVTADIKANTNLRIALRVTDVGESQDVIDTQDAAHISTRNPGRALARLGHRSSMPFQTAYVGAPVESDEATGEPVEKIPVPPRAERLTWSRLGRAVQMHLTEDEVTDEWPVHENSERTDLDVLVEAIQEAARLSEVPPQPSPWLPALPPLLLLDDLDRLDQAQGVSRSTRDGLVSAPFALADRPALQHQHTLVFDPSQDGHLFVIGAPRAGRSQVLRTIAGSLARANSVDDVHLYGIDAAGSALSVLTDLPHCGGVVPRSDLERMGRLITWLSGELERRQQLLAQHSVADLPELRVKLGSGAAPAHLLILVDGWDALAALLTDHDGGALYSLVQELIREGAGVGIHLIMTSERVLTGGRIAALSDNKIMLRMTDRSDLSIVGVPAQRLPVVIPPGRAWRTQDQVEIQVALLTADPSGQGQAAALRAVGEDAVRRDARVPDSRRPHQIAVLPSRIEFADLFARWPQSEREPLRGLLGVGGDAAPLTVDFGGRAHSFIVAGPSGSGRSNTLAALGISLLSTATRLIVVTPRESPLRRLSHHRSVHLLNGLRPDPEQLKALVAPEHGPTVVLIDDADLLGSASSIDPVLRELISVGRDRERGIAIAGSADFLTGPSGGWVNDARRSRQGVLLAPQTSLEGDLLGVRLTHSQLRVPLRPGRGFTSLGSAPGRLQTIAIPNTSLK